The segment AGGGAGAACAGTTTGATCGGACTACTGAATTGGAAATTGTGAATGCGATTGTACTGCTGGAACCGACGACGAACTTCGGCGCTCTAGTCCCCTTGGTGGGAGACCTTTCCACCCCGGACGAATTGCAACAGGCTCTTGTCAAGGCGTTCGCTCAGACGGAGGGCGAGTCCGAGGCCTACGGTCACGAGTTACTTGTGAAGGCATTCCAGACGGTACCCCAGCGATTGCAACTTCAACTGGCGGAGCGACTCGCAACGACATCGGTCGGTCAGGAAGAGCTGCTCTCATTGATCAGCGACGGCAAAGCGTCTGCCCGGTTGTTATTGCGAAACACGGTGCAGGACCGACTTGAGTCGGCCGGCACGCCCGAGGTGAAGGAGCAGGTCGCCGAGCTGACAAAATCTTTACCGGCAGTTCAGGACGAAATCGCCAACTTGATCGTCGCTCGAACGGAAGCGCAGAAACAGCACGCAGGTGATTTGGGACAGGGGCAGGCTCTGTATAAGAAGCATTGTTCTGTCTGTCACAAGATTGGCAGTGAAGGGGCCCTCGTCGGTCCCCAACTGGATGGCATTGGTGGTCGAGGGATGGAGCGTATCATTGAGGACATCCTCGATCCGAACCGAAACGTCGACACGATGTTCCGATCTACCACGATCATTACGGACGAAGGTAAGATCATCACCGGTTTGATTCGACGCGAAGAAGGGACGAATCTGATTCTCGTCGACAACAAAGGGAAAGAATTTGCTGTCGCTCTAGATGAGATAGACGAGCAGATCACATCACGGAATTCGCTGATGCCTGAGAATGTGTCGGAACTGATGAACGAGTCTGAGTTTCAGGATCTCGTGGCCTATCTGCTGACACAGCGGGGCAAGTAGGTTCTGCTTTAACAATTTATAAATGTCGAGTGACATACAAATTCATTTTTGAAACACAAAGTCACGAAGGACACAAAGAACTGGGCAACTAACAAAATGATCTCCGATCACCTAGGCTCAATGAAAGCCAATCCTCTTTTGGACTCCAGGATCATTTGCTGCAGAAAACGTTTGTGAACTTTCCATCACGGAACCAATTGTTTTGTTTCCCTGGCCTTTTCGAGCCTCCGTGTTTCAAATAAACACGATGCAATACCCTGACAATTAGCGATAGACAGAGCAGCACGTCAGTCTCAGCCTACCTTGCACCTTTCTGCATTGCTCCGCTAGGATGACGGCGCGGTTGCTGCGTGATTCGGAATGGTATCGGATTTGCGTAGAACAGAGCCTATAGCGTGATTACCAGACCAGAAAACCAGCGGCAGGAGAGCAAAAGACGTGGCATTATCGAGTAGTCATAGTTTTGATGTCATCGTAATCGGAACAGGCCCTGGCGGAGAAGGGGCCGCTATGCAAGCGGCCAAGATGGGCTATTCCGTTGCTACCATCGAAAAGCAGCAACTGATTGGTGGAAACTGTACCCATAAAGGGACGATCCCCAGTAAAGCACTGCGATACGCAATCTTTCAAACGACAAGCCTTCTTGATGGCCGATTTGTTGACTCCGAAACTCTTGCATCAGCGCGGTCCTTTGCGAATCTGCGACGGTCAGCTGGGACGGTGATTGATAAACAGGTCAAAATGCGCCAAAGCTTTTATGACCGAAACGAGGTTTACGTCTATCACGGACATGCCAAGCTCGCCGGTCCTAACATGGTGGAGGTCTACGACGAACTGGGCGGGAAACGCGAGGTGCAGGCGAAGTCGATTATCATCGCGACCGGTTCACGCCCTTTTCGACCTACCAACATCGACTTCTCCCATCCCTTCCTGCACGACAGCGATACGATTCTCGACTTGAAGGAGACACCCCGCTCCATCAGCATTTTCGGCGCGGGAGTGGTCGGGTGCGAATATGCATCGATGTTCAAAAACCTGGGGGTGAAGGTTAATCTGATCAACACTCGTGAACAGTTACTGGAATTCCTCGATGACGAAATCATCGACGCGCTCAGTTATCATTTACGCGAAAAAGGGGTGGTTATTCGGCACCGGGAAGCGTTCGAGCGCGTCGAGACCGTCTCTGACGGCGTGGTTCTGCACCTCGTCTCGGGGAAGCAAATCAAATCCGATGTGCTGCTTTGGGCTGCCGGTCGTGCCGGAAACTCGGAAAACCTGGGCTTGGAATCGGTGGGGATCACTCCTAACAGCCGGGGCCAGATTGATGTCGATGAACATTTCCGGGCGGCTGAGAATATCTACGCCGTCGGAGACGTTATCGGACGGCCTTCGCTCGCTAGTGCGGCCTATGTTCAGGGGCGATATGCGGCTCAGCATATGCTGAAAGGGGAATGCGAACAGTCCTTGGTGGAAGATATTCCAACCGGGATTTATACCAGCCCGGAGATCAGTTCCCTGGGGAAAACGGAACGGGAACTGACCGACCTGGGAGTCCCTTACGAAGTGGGACAGTCGATTTTCAAAAGCCTTGCCCGGGCTCAGATTACTGGCCAGACGGTTGGGATGTTGAAAATTCTATTCCACCGTGAGACGCTGCAATTGTTGGGTATTCATTGCTTTGGGGCCAACGCTTCGGAGATTATTCACATTGGCCAGGCGATCATGTCGCAACCGGGGGAACAGAATTCGCTCCGGTACTTCGTCAACTCGACGTTTAATTATCCGACAATGGCGGAAGCGTATCGGGTCGCCGCCCTGAATGGTCTCAATCGGCTCTTTTAGAGTGATTGACGGTCTATGCGGCATCTTTGTGCAAGAGTCATCTAATAAAGCGTGGTTTTTCGCTATAGATCGATTCTGGCCCTCTGCGCACTGGCAAATGCAGTCATTAATTTTATGCAATCTTCCTTCCGTAAGATTCTTATCGGCGCCGTGTTCTTCCTGATCACGAATATCATCGCGATCTTTGGCTACTGGTACGCCGGGTGGGACATTCTGGAAGCAGTCTACATGGTGGTGATTACCATTTATGGCGTTGGTTACGGGGAAGTGCGTCCCATCGAAACTGATGTGATGAAAATCTTCACGATTGGTGTCATCGTCACTGGTTGTACGTCGGCCATTTATGTCCTCGGTGGATTCGTGCAGTTAATTGCCGAAGGAGAGTTGAAACGTGTTCTGGGAGTGCGACGAATGACATTAGGGATTGAGAAACTTTCGAATCATGTGATCGTCTGCGGCTTCGGCCGGGTTGGTCGAATACTGGCGCGGGAACTGACCGAGTCAGGACAGGAATTCGTCGTGATCGACACCGATCAGGAACGACTCCAGGAGGCCGAGAATAACGGCTTATTTGTGATTATTGGCGACGCAACCGAAGAAAAGATTCTGGATGCGGCTGGAGTTAAAAAGGCGCGCGTTGTCGCCAGCGTACTACCTAACGACGCGGCGAATGTCTTCATTACGCTCACAGTTCGTGAACTCAATCCAGACGTGGAAATCATCGCCCGGGGTGAGTCTCCCTCGACCGAGAAAAAGCTTCTTCGATCAGGGGCGACCAAGGTGGTTCTGCCGGCTGCCATCGGCGCGACGCGTATTGCCCGGTTGATTACTCATCCCTCCGCAGAAGAACTGCTAATGGGCTCATTTACCAAGACGAGTTTGAATGAAGATCTCGATCAGATTGGTCTGCAGATCAATGAGATCCTAATTGAATCCGGATCGCCCATTGCGGACAATCCTCTGTCCGATTTCTGTCTGGGGAAAATGAATCAATTCGTTGTTGTCGCGGTCCGTCACTCGGACGAATCGGTCAATCGAAATCCAGAGCCAGATTATCAGGTCCAGGTGGGTGATACCCTGATCGTACTTGCCCATCGAAGTGCGGTCCCGCAGATACGTGAGAAAGTCGCGCGAAGGGAGATTTATTACCGAGGCGCTCGTGGCTGATTCTCCAGTTCGGGCTGGAGAGAGAGGGGAAGATTTTTCATTGAGAATTCGCAATTCCGGCAAGCCAGACCGCCGATCGGGGCTGGGCGGCTTGTAGATCGTTCGACTGTGGGGTAAGGTCGACTGCAGTTTGGGTTGAATTGCTACGGCGATGGAATGAGGAGAATTCTGTCCCGGTGGTCAGAAACCTTTGCGGCGAGCAATTCCATGCGTGCTTAAAGTGTGTGCTTAAATGCGTAATGTTTGAGCGTTCGATGTTTTTGCGGTCGACGGAACGTCCGTTAAAAAGATATTTTTGTAAAAAAGTAACGCCATTTTTGCAGACAGTTTAGCAATTGTGCGATTGCAGCGAATGGTTGTGACTTTAGTGCCTGATAAGGACTCATCACGGCACAAGCCTTGCTCTAAGGTTAGCTTCCCACAGGAGGTGCTCTTCTGCTTCCGATATGATTCCACGCCCATCGAACACTGTTTCCATGTTGTCGCGCCGGGATTGGCAGAATGCCTCTTTTCTCCACGGAGCATATCCGTGGCCAGGGATGGCAAATTAACAACGGCCCGTACGATGTAGGAAACTTCAAACGGGCTCCACTACTGGAGCATAATGTAAATGAAACCGTCTACCGCAGAATCTTCATCGAGCACATCGGGAATTGGTTCCTCATTCGGAGGAAGCTCATCCGCTCCCGCTGGCCGCTCAGCGAGGCTCGCAGCTATTTCTGCAGTCACTAACTACAAATCATCGAATCCACCCATGGACTTCATGGCTACCCCTACGCAAGACCTGTTTTGTCGAAACGTTTTTCATAAGACCATTATGAAAGAACGCCTACCCAAAAGTGTCTTCAAATCGCTGATTAAAACGATTGAAGAGGGTACCAAACTCGAACCTGAAACCGCCGATGCCGTGGCGACCGCCATGAAAGACTGGGCAATGGAAAAAGGGGCGACTCACTACGCTCACGTTTTCTATCCGCTGACCGGTTCAACGGCTGAAAAACACGACAGCTTCCTGATTCCGACCGGCGATGGTACCGCCATGGCTGAGTTCAGCGGGAGCCAGTTGATTCAGGGTGAACCAGACGGTTCCAGCTTCCCTACTGGTGGTATTCGTCAGACATTTGAGGCCCGCGGTTACACCATCTGGGACGTCACCAGCCCCGCCTATATTCTGGAAAACACCAACGGAACGACCTTGTGTATTCCGACGGCGTTTGTTTCCTGGACAGGTGAAGCTCTCGACAAAAAGACTCCGGTTCTTCGCTCGATGCAAGCTTTGAACGTACAGGCTCAACGTATCCTGAAGTTGTTCGGCCACGAAGATGCCGCCTTGGTTAGTTCAACCGCTGGCCCGGAACAGGAATACTTCCTGATCGACCGAAACTTCTTCTTTTCCCGCCCTGACCTGATCAACGCGGGACGAACCCTCTTCGGTGCGAAACCTCCGAAAGGGCAGGAGTTCGACGATCATTACTTCGGTGCGATTCCCGAACGTGTTCTGTCTTACATGTTCGACGTAGAACGAGAACTGTTCAAACTGGGTATTCCGGTTAAAACTCGTCACAACGAAGTGGCTCCCGGACAATACGAGATTGCCCCGATTTTCGAATCAGCCAACATTGCGACCGACCATCAGCAATTGGTGATGCTGACCCTTCGTAAAGTTGCCGAGAAATACGGCATGGCCTGCCTGACCCACGAAAAACCATTCGCGGGCGTCAACGGTTCCGGAAAACACGTGAACTGGTCACTGGGTAGCAAAAGCCAGGGCAACATGCTCGATCCAGGGGATACTCCGCACGAGAATGCTCAGTTCCTGCTCGTTTGTGCTGCCGTTATTCGCGCTGTACACAAGCATCAGGGTCTGCTCCGTTCTGTTGTGGCCTCAGCCTCGAACGACCATCGACTGGGAGCAAACGAAGCTCCTCCAGCGATCATGTCGATCTTCCTGGGCGATCAACTGACCGACGTTTTCGAACAGATCAAAACGGGTGGAGCCAACAGCTCGCTGCCCAGAGGAACCTTGACCGTCGGCGTTGATGTACTGCCACCGCTGCCGAAAGACGCCGGTGACCGTAACCGAACCAGCCCATTCGCATTTACCGGTAATCGTTTCGAGTTTCGTGCTGTCGGTTCGAACCAGTCAATCGCAGGTCCGCTCGTCGCCATGAATACCATCGTGGCTGAGTCTCTCGACTACTGTGCGACCCAACTGGAACAAGCGACTGGTGGTGATCCTGCCAAGTTGAACGAAGCATTGCAGAAATTGTTGACTCAGATCATGACCGATCACGGAACCATCGTCTTCAATGGCGACGGTTACTCGGACGCATGGCACAAAGAGGCGGCCGAACGCGGCTTGCTCAATCTGAAAACGACAGCCGATGCACTGCCTGCCCTGAAAGACAAATCAGTCAAAGATCTGTTCACCAAGTACAACGTACTGAGTGAACGCGAACTCGACTCGCGTCTCGATATCTACCTCGAGCAGTATTGCATGACCGTGCAGGTTGAAGCGAACCTGACTCTGGAGATTGCCCGGACGTTAATCTTCCCGGCCGTCGTACGGTATCAGAATGAGTTGGCTTCCACCTGTGCTAACCTGAAGTTCCTCGGTTACGATTTTGACATGAAAACCCTCGACAAGATCACCACCTTGGTTAAAGGGTTGCAGGATTCCACTTCCAAATTGGAAGAAATTCTGAGTAAAGAACATGAGAGTGATCTGGAAGTTCAAGCCGAAATCATCCGCGATACTTTTCTTCCGGCAATGATGGATGTACGTGGATACGCGGATGAATTGGAAGGAATCGTCGCTGACGATCTCTGGCCTCTGCCGACCTACCAGGAAATGCTCTTCATTCGCTAGTCCGATGAAGTGCTGCTCTCCTGGAGAGAAAGACTGAATACAAAAGGCGTGGTTGTCTCATGATGACCACGCCTTTCTTTGTGTTGCTTTGAAGTTCAATTGTCCAACCAGTCTTCAGGTTAATTGACTTTTATCGAGGTGACTTGCCTGCCAGGTTGGACAGGCGATATTCTGTAGTATCCCTCCTGTTGTGATCGCTTTAAAAGGTTTAATAATGCGAGTTGCCTTCTTCAGTACCAAACCTTACGACCGCGAATTCTTTGAACAAGCCAATGCGGATCATGCGCATGAGCTTGTCTGTTTCGAGCCTCGATTGTCGGTTCAAACCAGCCAGTTGGCCAATGGGTACGAAGCGGTATGTGCCTTTGTAAATGATCAACTCGATGCGGAGGTCCTTGAGGTATTGGCGAATGGGGGAACGAAATACATTGCCTTGCGTTGTGCTGGTTTCAACAATGTCGATCTCGAACGAGCCAAACAACTGAGGTTGCAAATTGTACGTGTTCCCGCGTATTCGCCGTACTCTGTCGCGGAACATTCAGTCGGTCTGATGCTGACGTTGAATCGAAAAATTCATCGGGCGTACTCTCGGGTAAGGGAGGGCAACTTCAGCTTGAATGGGCTACTCGGGTTTGATCTGCACGGCAAGACAGTCGGAATTGTTGGCACGGGAAAAATCGGTGAACTGGTTGCACGCATTCTGGCCGGCTTCGGTTGCCGCTTGCTCGGTTTCGATATGCGTCCCAATCCGGGCTGCACCAATCTGGGCATGGAATACGTTCCGCTCGAACAACTTCTCCAGGAAAGTGACGTGGTCAGCCTGCATTGCCCACTGACGCCGGAAACGCATTACTTAGTCAACGAAGAGACCATCGCGCAAATGAAGCCGGGCGTGATGCTGATCAATACCAGCCGAGGTGGTGTGATTGACACCCGGGCAGCGATTACCGGATTGAAATCTGGAAAGATCGGTTCACTCGGAATCGATGTTTATGAAGAAGAATCGGACTACTTCTTTGAAGACATATCGCAGCAATGGATTGCCGATGATGTACTCGCCCGGTTACTGACATTTCCCAATGTGATCGTCACGGGGCATCAGGGTTTCTTTACGCAGGAAGCACTCACTGCGATTGCCCAGACCACGTTACAGAACCTGAGTGATCTCGCCGAAACGGGTCGTTGTAAAAACGAAGTTCTGTGATGAGCGGGAAGTGACCGTTTGCGGATCTAAGTGCAGGTCGGGTCGTCCTGATCCCAGGGCGACCTTTCGGGCGATGGATACGCTGGTTTTTTAGGCAGACAGGTTTCTTCGCCCAGTTGGCGGGCGAGCGTCAGGTTTTGCTGGAGGTGCTCCAGGTTCAGGCTGCCGACGACCAGGCTTGTGACATACGGATTGGAAAACAGAAACCGGATCGCTTCACGCGGGCTGAGGTGACCGGCCGAGAGTCCTTTTTTGACGACGACCGGCATCCCTCTTTTGGAGGCTTCCAGAATCACCGGCTCGTGGGAACGATCTTCGAGGTGGTACTCCACCATCAACAAATCGGCCCATTCCAGGGAAAGGGTCGCTGCCTCAATTGTCTTGCCACTCAGGCCAATGGCGCCGATGTCTCCCTTGGCCTTCCGTTGTTGGAGGACTTCCACCACGTCGGTTTGCTGCAGAACTTCGACATCATTTGCGGAGGAATGAATCAGGACAATGTCGAGATAGTCTGTTTGTAATAATGCGAGGCTACGATCCAGGCTGGCGTTAATGGAGGGCGCAGAAAAGTCATAATGCGATTCGCCATCAATGAATTGTTCGCCTACTTTGGTCGACAGAATGTATTCCTGGCGTCGATGTGAAATTCCCTGACCGATTCGTTCTTCGCTTAGCCCGTAGGCCGGGGCGGTATCGATGTATCCGATTCCCAAATCCAGTACGGCATTGAGTAACCGTGCTGACTCTGCTTCGCTGGGCAGGTCGTAGGCTGTAGGATATTTGATCTTCTGATTCCGGCCAATTTTGAAAGCGCCGAAGCCGAGAGGTTGGGAAGCGAGATCGATCATAATAAGCTTTGCCGCCGGAGTGGGCACAAGGTCAGGCGACGTGTTTCGCCGAGGTTTGACTTAGTTGGGAAAAGTCCGACCACTCCGTTTCCTGTTCCCAGGGAGGTAAGGCAACATCAGGACGGGGCCAGGTGGCGATCGTTTTTTGAAGCGATGCTGTATTGGCAATTGGACTGGAAAGTAGGGGGATGAGATCCTCCAGCAAATGTTCGCTGAGTTGCGGTGCCAATGCAAGTTTCGTTGGCCAGGCGGTCCAGATGTTTTGTTCGTGCAGGAAGTAAGCTTGCTCGGGCCGTTTCCCTTCTGGAGTGACTGGTTCAGCCCGGTCGACGCGATAGGAGGACCATTCCGTGGCAGACAGGCTAATCCCCGGAATCGCCGAAGAGAGTTCATCGGCAGCAAAGGCAAGGAGTTCTTCTCGCGGCATGTTCACGCCGAGTTCAGCAATTTGCCCCCCCAGTTGCCAGGCAGTCTGGCCAGAGGAAGTCTGTTCGCTGCTGATAGTGACTCGTGTTTTGGCTCCATCAACACAGTGTCCGTTGAGCCACGGAAGATCGCCCCGCACGACAACCATGTGCAGTGGTCGTGCTTGTCCTACCGTGGTCGAAAGTCCACATTGTTCTCGAAGGGGGATGTTACCTTTGCCCGCTGTGAAGACGACCTGTTCCGGTTGCAGAGATAATGTTCGGGAGCATTCGGAAGAGTGGATTTGAATTTGTTCGAGGGTTCCCTTGGGAGTCAGATTGAATTTGACTCCGTCCTGCGCGTCGATTTTCAGTAGGCAGTCCCGGTGGTTTTTTAGAAAATTCTGCAAGAGTCCGGCCGGGGAAAGGACTTGTTCTTCCAGTCGGGCGAGGGTGCCGGGGCACTCTTTTAAAACTTCTGGACGCTCGGTTTCGCAGAGCGAAGTGGGGGCGACGCGTAAACCGACCTGGGCACCGATCATACCGAGTCGGGACCTAAGAGATTCTGTTCTCCAGAGATAGCAGGAGTCGGAGCGGAGGGGAGTTTCGCTGAGGTCGGGCGTTCGTTCGCCAGCGAGACAGGCTTTCCAAATTCCGGGCATTTCTCGAATCTGAGCTGCGGAGCGAGTCAGCATTCCCTGAAGTGTGTATTTCAACCCGCCATGGATGATTCCCTGCGATGCAATGGTCTGTCCTGACCCCAGTGCCTGCGACTCCAGCAAAACGGCGGAATATCCCCGTTCAACCAACTGGTCTAGCAACCAGAGTCCGGCAATTCCACCACCAAACAGCACGACCTGTACCGGCAGAACTTCTGTTGAATTGTCCCGAGTACGCGCCTCCATGCGTCGCTCCTTCAAGAAAAATAGCGTGATTCTCCCGTATTATAATTAAAGGAGAAAAGGACGAACAGACTGGTTTTTAATCACAAAAAAAGGGCCAGATGAACTCCGGCCCTTGAGTATTCTGTTCGTTTTTACGATTGAACTCTATTTCTCGACCAGCCAGATATTTCGGTAGAGGACGGGGTTACCGTGGTCCTGGAGGAAGAGCGGGCCGGGCTCATCGCTTTCGGCGAATGGAGCGGCACGTGTGGGACCTTCAACGGGAGTTTTGTCCTGAACGAGGACTCCGTTGTGGCGAACGGTGATGGTTGCCGGTTCGACTTTGGTTCCCTTGTCGTTATAAACAGGGGCGGTAAAGTCGATGTCGTATGTCTGCCAGGTGAGAGGGGGGG is part of the Polystyrenella longa genome and harbors:
- the sthA gene encoding Si-specific NAD(P)(+) transhydrogenase; this translates as MQAAKMGYSVATIEKQQLIGGNCTHKGTIPSKALRYAIFQTTSLLDGRFVDSETLASARSFANLRRSAGTVIDKQVKMRQSFYDRNEVYVYHGHAKLAGPNMVEVYDELGGKREVQAKSIIIATGSRPFRPTNIDFSHPFLHDSDTILDLKETPRSISIFGAGVVGCEYASMFKNLGVKVNLINTREQLLEFLDDEIIDALSYHLREKGVVIRHREAFERVETVSDGVVLHLVSGKQIKSDVLLWAAGRAGNSENLGLESVGITPNSRGQIDVDEHFRAAENIYAVGDVIGRPSLASAAYVQGRYAAQHMLKGECEQSLVEDIPTGIYTSPEISSLGKTERELTDLGVPYEVGQSIFKSLARAQITGQTVGMLKILFHRETLQLLGIHCFGANASEIIHIGQAIMSQPGEQNSLRYFVNSTFNYPTMAEAYRVAALNGLNRLF
- a CDS encoding potassium channel family protein: MQSSFRKILIGAVFFLITNIIAIFGYWYAGWDILEAVYMVVITIYGVGYGEVRPIETDVMKIFTIGVIVTGCTSAIYVLGGFVQLIAEGELKRVLGVRRMTLGIEKLSNHVIVCGFGRVGRILARELTESGQEFVVIDTDQERLQEAENNGLFVIIGDATEEKILDAAGVKKARVVASVLPNDAANVFITLTVRELNPDVEIIARGESPSTEKKLLRSGATKVVLPAAIGATRIARLITHPSAEELLMGSFTKTSLNEDLDQIGLQINEILIESGSPIADNPLSDFCLGKMNQFVVVAVRHSDESVNRNPEPDYQVQVGDTLIVLAHRSAVPQIREKVARREIYYRGARG
- a CDS encoding glutamine synthetase III family protein: MKERLPKSVFKSLIKTIEEGTKLEPETADAVATAMKDWAMEKGATHYAHVFYPLTGSTAEKHDSFLIPTGDGTAMAEFSGSQLIQGEPDGSSFPTGGIRQTFEARGYTIWDVTSPAYILENTNGTTLCIPTAFVSWTGEALDKKTPVLRSMQALNVQAQRILKLFGHEDAALVSSTAGPEQEYFLIDRNFFFSRPDLINAGRTLFGAKPPKGQEFDDHYFGAIPERVLSYMFDVERELFKLGIPVKTRHNEVAPGQYEIAPIFESANIATDHQQLVMLTLRKVAEKYGMACLTHEKPFAGVNGSGKHVNWSLGSKSQGNMLDPGDTPHENAQFLLVCAAVIRAVHKHQGLLRSVVASASNDHRLGANEAPPAIMSIFLGDQLTDVFEQIKTGGANSSLPRGTLTVGVDVLPPLPKDAGDRNRTSPFAFTGNRFEFRAVGSNQSIAGPLVAMNTIVAESLDYCATQLEQATGGDPAKLNEALQKLLTQIMTDHGTIVFNGDGYSDAWHKEAAERGLLNLKTTADALPALKDKSVKDLFTKYNVLSERELDSRLDIYLEQYCMTVQVEANLTLEIARTLIFPAVVRYQNELASTCANLKFLGYDFDMKTLDKITTLVKGLQDSTSKLEEILSKEHESDLEVQAEIIRDTFLPAMMDVRGYADELEGIVADDLWPLPTYQEMLFIR
- a CDS encoding 2-hydroxyacid dehydrogenase; protein product: MRVAFFSTKPYDREFFEQANADHAHELVCFEPRLSVQTSQLANGYEAVCAFVNDQLDAEVLEVLANGGTKYIALRCAGFNNVDLERAKQLRLQIVRVPAYSPYSVAEHSVGLMLTLNRKIHRAYSRVREGNFSLNGLLGFDLHGKTVGIVGTGKIGELVARILAGFGCRLLGFDMRPNPGCTNLGMEYVPLEQLLQESDVVSLHCPLTPETHYLVNEETIAQMKPGVMLINTSRGGVIDTRAAITGLKSGKIGSLGIDVYEEESDYFFEDISQQWIADDVLARLLTFPNVIVTGHQGFFTQEALTAIAQTTLQNLSDLAETGRCKNEVL
- a CDS encoding aldo/keto reductase translates to MIDLASQPLGFGAFKIGRNQKIKYPTAYDLPSEAESARLLNAVLDLGIGYIDTAPAYGLSEERIGQGISHRRQEYILSTKVGEQFIDGESHYDFSAPSINASLDRSLALLQTDYLDIVLIHSSANDVEVLQQTDVVEVLQQRKAKGDIGAIGLSGKTIEAATLSLEWADLLMVEYHLEDRSHEPVILEASKRGMPVVVKKGLSAGHLSPREAIRFLFSNPYVTSLVVGSLNLEHLQQNLTLARQLGEETCLPKKPAYPSPERSPWDQDDPTCT
- a CDS encoding FAD-dependent oxidoreductase, which produces MEARTRDNSTEVLPVQVVLFGGGIAGLWLLDQLVERGYSAVLLESQALGSGQTIASQGIIHGGLKYTLQGMLTRSAAQIREMPGIWKACLAGERTPDLSETPLRSDSCYLWRTESLRSRLGMIGAQVGLRVAPTSLCETERPEVLKECPGTLARLEEQVLSPAGLLQNFLKNHRDCLLKIDAQDGVKFNLTPKGTLEQIQIHSSECSRTLSLQPEQVVFTAGKGNIPLREQCGLSTTVGQARPLHMVVVRGDLPWLNGHCVDGAKTRVTISSEQTSSGQTAWQLGGQIAELGVNMPREELLAFAADELSSAIPGISLSATEWSSYRVDRAEPVTPEGKRPEQAYFLHEQNIWTAWPTKLALAPQLSEHLLEDLIPLLSSPIANTASLQKTIATWPRPDVALPPWEQETEWSDFSQLSQTSAKHVA